Proteins from one Mycolicibacter virginiensis genomic window:
- a CDS encoding fumarylacetoacetate hydrolase family protein, which yields MRLGRIASPDGVAFVSIEGDPDRPHEMTAREIAEHPFGTPEFTGRSWPLADVRLLAPILASKVVCIGKNYAAHIAEMGGAPPANPTMFLKPNTAIIGPNVPIQLPANASPVHFEGELAVVISRPCKDVPAARAKDNILGYTIGNDVSARDQQQSDGQWTRAKGHDTFCPIGPWIVTDVDPADLAIRTEVNGVLKQDSRTSLMMHDIGAIVEWISAVMTLLPGDILLTGTPEGVGPIEHGDTVSVSIEGIGTLSNPVIRKGNS from the coding sequence ATGCGACTAGGCCGAATTGCCAGCCCGGACGGTGTCGCCTTCGTCAGTATTGAAGGAGACCCGGACCGGCCACACGAGATGACCGCCCGCGAGATCGCCGAGCACCCGTTCGGCACACCGGAGTTCACCGGCCGGTCCTGGCCGCTGGCCGACGTGCGCCTGCTGGCACCGATCCTGGCCAGCAAGGTGGTCTGTATCGGCAAGAACTACGCGGCCCACATCGCCGAAATGGGCGGTGCCCCACCGGCCAACCCGACGATGTTCCTCAAGCCCAATACCGCCATCATCGGGCCCAACGTGCCGATTCAGCTGCCTGCCAATGCTTCCCCGGTGCACTTCGAAGGCGAGCTGGCCGTAGTTATCTCGCGTCCGTGCAAGGACGTTCCGGCCGCACGGGCCAAGGACAACATCCTGGGCTACACCATCGGCAACGACGTGTCGGCCCGTGACCAGCAACAGTCCGACGGTCAGTGGACCCGGGCTAAAGGCCACGACACCTTCTGCCCGATCGGACCGTGGATCGTCACCGACGTCGACCCCGCTGACCTGGCGATTCGCACCGAGGTCAATGGGGTGTTGAAGCAGGACAGCAGAACTTCGCTGATGATGCACGACATCGGCGCCATCGTGGAGTGGATCTCCGCGGTGATGACGCTGCTGCCCGGCGACATCCTCCTGACCGGCACCCCCGAGGGTGTCGGCCCCATCGAGCACGGTGACACCGTGTCCGTATCCATCGAAGGCATTGGCACCCTGTCCAATCCGGTTATCCGCAAAGGAAACTCGTGA
- a CDS encoding MFS transporter, with protein sequence MSTEPIGKAARWSVVVVALMATLCSFVFINGIAFVIPMLETKRETNLAMAGLLASMPSFGMVLTLFAWGALLDRIGERIVLSVGSALTALATFAAASMESLVGVGAFLFLGGMAAASANSASGRLVTGWFPPHQRGLVMGIRQTAQPLGIALGAEVIPELAEHGLARALMFPATLCAVAAVACAIGVVDPPRRPRSAASGTELASPYSDSKVLWRIHLSSALLMVPQCVLATFMLVWLIVDTDWSIAAAGGLVTVSQLLGAAGRVAAGRWSDRVRSRLRPIRSLAVAGALAMLALGTADYLHSRLAEATMVIAAVITVLDNGLASTAVAEIAGPYWSGRALGIQNTTQRLTAGIAPPLFGALIGAAGYPVAFALCGLFPLAAMRLVPVSAEPEGRSVLEALRTLRVPPGPPPDTPAQP encoded by the coding sequence ATGTCCACCGAGCCGATCGGGAAAGCCGCTCGCTGGTCGGTCGTGGTCGTCGCTCTGATGGCGACGCTGTGTTCATTCGTCTTCATCAACGGCATCGCCTTCGTCATCCCCATGTTGGAGACCAAGAGGGAAACCAACCTGGCAATGGCCGGCCTGCTGGCCTCCATGCCCAGCTTCGGAATGGTGCTGACCCTGTTCGCCTGGGGAGCGCTGTTGGACCGCATCGGCGAGCGGATCGTGTTGAGCGTGGGTTCGGCGTTGACCGCGCTGGCCACGTTCGCGGCGGCATCGATGGAGTCGCTGGTCGGCGTCGGCGCATTCCTGTTTCTCGGAGGTATGGCCGCCGCCAGTGCCAACAGCGCCAGCGGGCGGTTGGTGACCGGCTGGTTCCCGCCTCACCAGCGCGGACTGGTGATGGGTATCCGCCAGACCGCCCAGCCGCTGGGCATCGCGTTGGGGGCCGAGGTGATTCCCGAGCTGGCCGAGCACGGGCTGGCACGGGCGCTGATGTTCCCGGCAACGCTGTGCGCCGTTGCGGCGGTGGCGTGCGCGATCGGTGTCGTCGATCCACCGCGCAGGCCACGATCGGCGGCCTCCGGCACCGAACTGGCCAGCCCCTACAGCGATTCAAAGGTGCTGTGGCGCATCCACTTGTCTTCGGCTCTGTTGATGGTTCCGCAGTGCGTGCTCGCCACATTCATGCTGGTGTGGCTGATCGTGGACACCGACTGGTCGATCGCCGCCGCAGGCGGTCTGGTGACGGTGTCGCAGTTGCTCGGCGCCGCCGGGCGAGTGGCGGCCGGTCGGTGGTCCGACCGGGTGCGCTCGCGGCTGCGGCCGATTCGCAGCCTCGCCGTCGCCGGGGCGCTGGCGATGCTGGCGCTGGGCACCGCCGACTATCTGCACTCCCGTCTCGCCGAAGCGACGATGGTCATCGCAGCGGTTATCACCGTGCTGGACAACGGATTGGCATCGACAGCAGTCGCCGAAATCGCCGGCCCGTACTGGAGCGGGCGCGCGCTGGGCATCCAGAACACCACCCAGCGGCTGACCGCCGGCATCGCTCCCCCGCTCTTCGGTGCGCTGATCGGCGCCGCCGGCTACCCGGTGGCCTTCGCGCTGTGCGGACTGTTCCCCCTGGCCGCCATGCGTTTGGTACCGGTCAGCGCCGAGCCAGAAGGCCGCTCGGTGCTCGAAGCGCTGCGGACCCTCCGAGTGCCGCCCGGGCCGCCGCCCGATACGCCAGCGCAACCCTGA
- the ectA gene encoding diaminobutyrate acetyltransferase, with product MTDTDHVRLRTPTVADGQALWQMAVDSATLDVNSPYAYLLWCRDFASTSVVAEVDGVPGGYVTGYRRPEQPQTLMVWQVAVNAAHRGAGLAGRMLDHLATTQVTQGVTHLETSITPDNDASRRLFSAFARRWDASLECSVLFGADLFAESHLAEELFRIGPLRVHPRRQ from the coding sequence ATGACGGATACGGATCATGTCCGGCTTCGGACACCAACTGTGGCGGACGGCCAGGCCCTATGGCAGATGGCGGTCGACAGCGCCACTCTCGACGTCAATTCGCCTTACGCCTACCTGCTTTGGTGCCGCGATTTCGCCTCTACCTCGGTAGTTGCCGAGGTCGACGGAGTCCCGGGCGGCTATGTCACCGGCTATCGGCGTCCCGAGCAGCCACAGACCCTGATGGTCTGGCAGGTGGCAGTCAACGCGGCCCACCGGGGAGCCGGCCTGGCCGGCCGGATGCTCGATCACCTGGCGACTACGCAGGTCACTCAAGGCGTTACCCATCTTGAGACCTCGATCACACCGGACAACGACGCCAGCCGACGGCTCTTCAGCGCCTTCGCCCGCCGATGGGACGCATCACTGGAGTGTTCCGTGCTGTTCGGAGCGGATTTGTTCGCCGAATCTCATCTGGCAGAAGAACTGTTTCGCATCGGACCGCTTCGGGTACACCCACGTCGCCAGTGA
- the ectB gene encoding diaminobutyrate--2-oxoglutarate transaminase, with translation MTIFETLESEVRSYCRSWPVTFDRASGSRMWDVNGKEYLDFFAGAGALNYGHNHPDLRAPLLEYLSSDRVVHSLDMNTVAKAEFLERFNDVILKPRELDYKVQFPGPTGTNAVESALKLVRKVTGRESIISFTNAFHGMTLGSLSVTGNSMKRGGAGIPLVHATPMPYDNYLDGVVPDFIWFERLLDDSGSGLNEPAGVIVETVQGEGGINVARLEWLRGLSDLCQRHNLLLIVDDVQMGCGRTGPFFSFEAAGIVPDIVCLSKSISGYGLPMALTLLKPELDVWEPGEHNGTFRGQNPSFVTAAAALNFWTDNRLEKSVLRKGELIEQALTEVVDPIPGVTTRGRGLIRGVAFERPELASAVCREAFERGLLLETSGPEGEVVKMMPPLVIDDDDLAEGLMIAAKSIEAVAARELTATTSGASR, from the coding sequence ATGACGATTTTCGAAACCCTGGAATCCGAAGTACGAAGTTATTGCCGGTCGTGGCCGGTGACGTTCGACCGGGCCAGCGGCTCCCGGATGTGGGATGTCAACGGCAAGGAGTATCTGGACTTCTTTGCCGGCGCCGGAGCGCTCAACTACGGCCACAACCACCCGGATCTGAGGGCGCCGCTGCTCGAATACCTGAGCTCGGATCGAGTGGTGCACAGCCTCGACATGAACACCGTCGCGAAGGCCGAGTTCCTGGAGCGCTTCAACGACGTGATCCTCAAACCTCGCGAGCTCGACTACAAGGTGCAGTTTCCGGGCCCCACTGGGACCAACGCGGTGGAATCGGCTCTGAAACTGGTGCGCAAGGTCACTGGCCGCGAGAGCATCATCAGCTTTACCAACGCATTTCACGGCATGACGCTGGGTTCGCTGAGTGTCACCGGCAACTCGATGAAGCGCGGCGGCGCCGGGATCCCGCTGGTGCACGCCACGCCGATGCCCTATGACAACTACCTCGATGGCGTAGTGCCCGACTTCATCTGGTTCGAGCGCCTGCTCGATGACAGCGGCAGCGGCCTGAATGAGCCGGCGGGGGTGATCGTCGAGACCGTTCAGGGTGAAGGCGGAATCAATGTGGCCCGCCTGGAATGGTTGCGCGGCCTGTCCGATCTGTGCCAGCGCCACAACCTGCTGCTGATCGTCGATGACGTCCAGATGGGCTGCGGGCGCACCGGGCCCTTCTTCAGCTTCGAGGCGGCCGGCATCGTTCCCGACATCGTCTGCTTGTCCAAGTCGATCAGCGGGTACGGGCTTCCGATGGCATTGACGCTGCTCAAGCCCGAACTGGATGTGTGGGAGCCGGGCGAGCACAACGGCACATTCCGCGGCCAGAACCCATCATTCGTGACCGCCGCGGCGGCGCTGAACTTCTGGACCGACAACCGTCTGGAGAAGTCCGTGCTGCGCAAGGGCGAACTGATCGAACAGGCGCTGACCGAAGTGGTGGACCCGATCCCCGGCGTCACCACCCGGGGCCGTGGGCTGATTCGCGGTGTGGCCTTCGAACGCCCCGAGCTGGCAAGCGCGGTATGCCGCGAAGCCTTCGAGCGCGGCCTGCTGTTGGAGACCTCTGGTCCTGAGGGCGAGGTCGTAAAAATGATGCCGCCGTTGGTCATTGACGATGACGACCTGGCCGAAGGTCTGATGATCGCCGCCAAGTCGATCGAAGCCGTCGCCGCCCGCGAACTCACCGCAACCACCTCAGGAGCCAGCCGATGA
- a CDS encoding ectoine synthase: protein MIVRTLAEIKGTDRDVQSKTWNSQRLLLARDGQRFSMHETCLYAGTETSMWYANHVEAVYCVGGEGELINDETGEVHPLHDGTLYLLDGHEHHRVIAHTDLRMVCVFDPPVTGQEVHDDTGAYPLLTEQPQETAS from the coding sequence ATGATCGTCCGTACCCTCGCCGAGATCAAGGGCACCGACCGCGACGTCCAGTCCAAGACGTGGAACAGCCAGCGACTGCTGCTGGCCCGCGACGGACAGCGGTTCTCGATGCACGAGACCTGCCTGTACGCCGGAACTGAAACGTCGATGTGGTACGCCAACCACGTTGAGGCGGTGTACTGCGTGGGCGGCGAAGGCGAGCTGATCAACGACGAGACCGGCGAGGTACACCCGCTGCATGACGGCACGCTGTACCTGCTCGACGGTCACGAGCACCACCGGGTCATCGCCCACACCGACCTGCGCATGGTGTGCGTATTCGATCCGCCGGTCACCGGGCAGGAGGTGCACGACGACACCGGCGCGTACCCCCTGCTCACTGAACAACCACAGGAGACGGCATCGTGA
- the thpD gene encoding ectoine hydroxylase: MAETLTDRYPTRNNVTIGIEPRHDPVVWTTGLNGGPLSPDRVAQFDADGFLAVDTLVDTDVVADLRNELDRLRADAALAADERSICERDSGQIRSIFEVHRISPAFAALVADPRLVGPARQLLGSDVYVHQSRVNFKPGFNGREFYWHSDFETWHAEDGMPTPRAVSVSVALTENLDSNGSLMIMPGSHRWFVSCPGQTPPDHYRSSLKQQEIGTPDDASLTWLADQHGIRQITGPAGSAVFFDSNCMHGSSSNITPYARSNVFIVYNSVDNALVEPFGAAVPRPTFIASRVFDPV, from the coding sequence CTGGCCGAAACCCTCACCGACCGCTACCCCACGCGCAACAACGTCACGATCGGTATCGAACCCCGGCACGACCCGGTGGTCTGGACTACCGGGCTCAACGGCGGCCCGTTGAGCCCGGACCGTGTCGCGCAGTTCGACGCCGACGGATTTCTGGCCGTCGACACCCTGGTAGACACCGACGTGGTGGCGGACCTGCGTAACGAACTTGACCGCCTGCGGGCCGACGCCGCGCTGGCCGCAGACGAGCGTTCGATCTGCGAGCGCGACAGCGGCCAGATCCGGTCCATCTTCGAGGTGCACCGGATCAGCCCGGCGTTCGCCGCGCTGGTCGCCGACCCGCGCCTGGTGGGACCGGCCCGTCAACTGCTCGGATCCGATGTCTATGTGCACCAGAGCCGGGTCAACTTCAAGCCGGGGTTCAATGGCCGAGAGTTCTACTGGCACTCCGATTTTGAGACCTGGCATGCCGAAGACGGCATGCCCACCCCGCGCGCGGTCAGCGTCTCGGTGGCCCTCACCGAGAACCTGGACAGCAACGGGTCGCTGATGATCATGCCCGGCTCGCATCGTTGGTTCGTGTCGTGCCCGGGCCAGACCCCGCCGGATCACTACCGCTCGTCGCTCAAGCAGCAGGAGATCGGCACGCCCGACGATGCGAGCCTGACCTGGCTGGCCGATCAACACGGGATTCGTCAGATCACCGGCCCGGCCGGGTCTGCGGTGTTCTTCGACAGCAACTGCATGCACGGCTCGAGCAGCAACATCACGCCGTACGCGCGCTCGAACGTCTTCATTGTCTACAACAGCGTGGACAACGCCCTGGTGGAGCCGTTCGGCGCTGCCGTTCCGCGACCGACATTCATTGCCAGCCGCGTCTTCGATCCGGTCTAG